A window of Rhodopirellula halodulae contains these coding sequences:
- a CDS encoding ShlB/FhaC/HecB family hemolysin secretion/activation protein: protein MSPARAATSLKILANGLLIVACVILASNLQAQNFERYAPRAATEANRLWLQNREEDLPKQEALDLQGDDRILVDSLDAVCLVDSAQKIVQDKSIDDRWGIHHDFDACCSIIYGCGTERIIERYLGKPITLRQLNSMARDLILHYRRCKYPIVDVQIPEQRITGGTVHLVVIESRIGDIRVQPGCYFDAEELRRWIHCTRIGHRIYEPPIENDLLWMNQNPFRRMTVDFEKGSRPGTTDVIFECNDVRPMRGYIGADDTGVETLNYGRLFAGATFGNMFGRSGILGYQYTTDQEFRYLHAHSLSYSETFSRHWSGNVFGSLANVAPKLGTGLNQDGQSWQIGGGFTRHLVFNRHEVTNLFLGFDFKSTDNNLEFDGSTVSDSAADLFQLRLNFDRIIRGDEPEEYALLHTELLLGPGGGMSGPHSSQAFNTIRPGTSPDYVYGRMRVEDSRLIRRNYQFVSKFTGQVTSERLLFSEMLGIGGFDTLRGFDQRDLNADHGWIANFEFGPKTHRWGCEHRPHILRCYGFVDMANGYLDEPIPGENAYDFAMSTGVGARFQIGDQLIARGDYGVGLVELDESSRSNRFHFGVTWIPGPRPR from the coding sequence ATGTCGCCGGCGCGCGCCGCGACGAGTTTGAAGATTCTTGCGAACGGTCTACTGATCGTTGCTTGTGTAATCCTTGCAAGTAATCTTCAGGCTCAGAACTTCGAACGGTATGCACCTCGGGCAGCCACGGAAGCCAATCGATTGTGGCTGCAAAACCGCGAGGAAGATTTGCCGAAGCAAGAGGCTCTTGACCTCCAAGGCGATGATCGAATTCTGGTCGATTCCCTCGACGCGGTGTGTTTAGTGGACTCCGCACAAAAGATCGTCCAGGACAAATCGATCGACGATCGTTGGGGAATCCACCATGACTTCGATGCGTGCTGCTCCATCATCTACGGATGTGGCACCGAACGAATCATCGAGCGTTACCTGGGAAAACCGATCACGCTACGCCAATTGAATTCGATGGCTCGGGATCTGATCCTTCACTACCGACGCTGCAAGTATCCGATTGTCGATGTTCAAATCCCCGAGCAACGAATCACCGGTGGAACGGTGCATCTGGTTGTCATCGAATCGCGAATCGGCGACATCCGAGTCCAACCCGGTTGCTACTTCGATGCGGAGGAACTGCGACGTTGGATTCACTGCACAAGAATCGGACATCGTATCTACGAGCCGCCCATTGAAAATGATCTGTTATGGATGAATCAAAATCCATTTCGCAGAATGACCGTCGACTTTGAGAAGGGATCTCGACCGGGAACCACGGACGTGATCTTCGAGTGCAACGATGTGCGTCCCATGCGTGGGTACATCGGTGCCGATGACACTGGCGTCGAAACACTCAACTACGGTCGTCTTTTCGCGGGCGCGACATTCGGAAACATGTTCGGGCGAAGCGGCATCCTGGGGTACCAATACACAACCGACCAAGAATTCCGCTATCTCCACGCGCATTCGCTCAGCTACAGCGAAACATTCAGTCGGCATTGGAGTGGGAACGTCTTCGGCAGCCTCGCCAACGTTGCCCCGAAGCTGGGCACCGGTTTGAACCAAGACGGCCAAAGCTGGCAAATCGGAGGCGGCTTCACTCGTCACCTCGTCTTCAATCGACATGAAGTCACGAACCTGTTCCTGGGTTTTGACTTCAAGAGCACGGACAATAACCTGGAGTTTGACGGATCGACCGTTTCCGATTCGGCTGCGGACTTGTTCCAACTGCGTCTCAACTTCGATCGAATTATTCGTGGAGACGAACCCGAAGAATACGCGTTGCTGCACACTGAGCTGTTGTTGGGACCCGGCGGCGGGATGTCTGGGCCTCACTCCAGCCAAGCGTTCAATACGATTCGGCCAGGAACCTCGCCCGACTATGTCTACGGAAGAATGCGAGTCGAAGATTCGAGGTTGATCCGTCGCAATTACCAATTCGTGTCGAAGTTTACCGGGCAAGTCACCTCAGAAAGACTGCTGTTTAGTGAAATGCTAGGCATCGGAGGTTTTGACACGCTTCGCGGATTCGATCAGCGTGACTTGAACGCTGACCATGGGTGGATCGCGAATTTTGAGTTTGGTCCGAAGACGCATCGTTGGGGATGTGAACATCGGCCGCACATTTTGCGTTGCTACGGATTCGTCGACATGGCCAATGGTTATCTCGATGAACCCATCCCTGGCGAAAATGCCTATGACTTTGCCATGAGCACCGGCGTCGGTGCACGTTTCCAAATTGGCGACCAATTGATCGCACGTGGTGACTACGGCGTTGGTTTGGTCGAGCTGGACGAAAGCAGCCGGTCCAATCGCTTCCACTTCGGTGTCACCTGGATTCCCGGACCAAGGCCTCGTTGA